The proteins below come from a single Burkholderia sp. FERM BP-3421 genomic window:
- a CDS encoding O-antigen ligase family protein — protein MQSVPAPISRRLIAARVFALIALCMVPVSTALTNVFCALFAVAALSAPEFWRNLPSLVRQRASLAALLLLGALALSVSYTVMTPTSVAWEWVAKYNKLLLLPFAVLVFKDAHPSWATATRWSWFLTLCVILLLSTTNYLGLTHLGPAYHTELPLSRAWVFKNHIAAGMFGALLFYQAFDFALSTRSCRARLAFAAVGVLALLNVFVMLQGRTGQLIAVLLAFVVALRFILIQRRKAPLRAALAAGLLLAGVAALVVAACTMQGGRLTKVTTEIRDYQQHDAITSTGLRLEWYRKGFDLYVQRPVLGYGAGGLQYEFAKLAEGRTKAEGILTSNPHNEYLLMAVQLGAVGLLLFLNLLVQIFRTGCALDPRARQLLYAWLAIFAIGSLANSLLLDFAEGHLLVLLAGILLGCGHRAAPGYRVAPAV, from the coding sequence ATGCAATCTGTTCCAGCCCCCATTTCACGGCGCCTGATCGCCGCCCGCGTCTTCGCCCTCATCGCGCTGTGCATGGTGCCCGTCTCGACGGCGCTCACCAACGTGTTCTGCGCGCTGTTCGCCGTCGCCGCGCTGAGCGCGCCGGAATTCTGGCGCAACCTCCCCTCGCTGGTGCGGCAACGCGCCTCGCTCGCCGCGCTGCTGCTGCTCGGCGCGCTCGCGCTGAGCGTCTCGTACACGGTCATGACGCCGACCTCGGTGGCCTGGGAATGGGTCGCGAAATACAACAAGCTGCTGCTGCTGCCGTTCGCGGTGCTCGTCTTCAAGGACGCGCACCCGTCGTGGGCGACGGCCACGCGCTGGAGCTGGTTCCTCACGCTGTGCGTGATCCTGCTGCTGTCGACGACCAACTACCTCGGCCTCACCCACCTGGGCCCGGCCTATCACACCGAGCTGCCGCTGTCGCGCGCCTGGGTGTTCAAGAACCACATCGCGGCAGGCATGTTCGGCGCGCTGCTGTTCTACCAGGCCTTCGACTTCGCGCTGTCCACCCGGTCGTGCCGCGCGCGGCTCGCGTTCGCCGCGGTCGGCGTGCTCGCGCTGCTGAACGTGTTCGTGATGCTGCAGGGCCGCACCGGCCAGCTGATCGCGGTGCTGCTCGCGTTCGTGGTCGCGCTGCGCTTCATCCTGATCCAGCGCCGCAAGGCGCCGCTGCGCGCCGCGCTCGCGGCGGGCCTGCTGCTCGCCGGCGTGGCGGCGCTGGTGGTGGCCGCCTGCACGATGCAGGGCGGCCGGCTGACGAAGGTCACGACGGAAATCCGCGACTACCAGCAGCACGACGCGATCACCTCGACCGGCCTGCGGCTCGAGTGGTATCGCAAGGGGTTCGACCTGTACGTGCAGCGGCCCGTGCTCGGCTATGGCGCGGGCGGTCTGCAGTATGAGTTCGCGAAGCTGGCGGAAGGCCGCACGAAGGCCGAGGGCATCCTCACCTCGAACCCGCACAACGAGTACCTGCTGATGGCGGTTCAGCTCGGCGCGGTCGGCCTGCTGCTGTTCCTCAACCTGCTCGTGCAGATCTTCCGGACGGGCTGCGCGCTCGATCCGCGCGCGCGGCAGTTGCTGTACGCGTGGCTCGCGATCTTCGCGATCGGCAGCCTCGCCAACTCGCTGCTGCTCGACTTCGCGGAAGGCCACCTGCTGGTGCTGCTCGCCGGCATCCTGCTCGGCTGCGGCCACCGCGCCGCGCCCGGCTACCGGGTCGCGCCCGCCGTCTGA
- the msbA gene encoding lipid A export permease/ATP-binding protein MsbA — MDADGTSPKSVLRRLWPYIKPLLGAIVLAVTTMGVVAATEAGIPALLKPLLDHGFGAHSSENAKWFVPAAVIGLALVRGVAQYASSYLLNYVSNRILLQLRLKMFERMLHTSASFFQRETASTVINAIVFEVNQILAVLTGVMITLVRDSLTVVFLLGYLFYLNWRLTLIVAVILPGIGWLVSKINRRLRRLNREHQTLTNELSYIVEETVAGYKVVKVHNGEPYESSRFAEMSKRLRGYAMRMAVSGGLAQPLTQFLASIALAVVITIAVVQSSSNQTTVGGFVAFVSAMLLVISPLKHLIDVNQPLQRGMTAAELIFGLIDEPAEPKGGGRALPHARGELEFRDVMFDYGATGRPTLDRISFKVAPGEMIALAGPSGSGKTTLVNLLPRFFDPTGGTILVDGVPIQDFDVHALRGQMAMVSQDVVLFNDTIAANVAYGQTPDRARVQAALEAANLADAVAAMPDGLDTLVGGNGMRLSGGQRQRLAIARAIYKNAPILILDEATSALDSESERHVQAALERLMEGRTTLVIAHRLSTIERADRILVLESGRIAEAGSHDELLKQNGLYAHLHRIQYQQQAA, encoded by the coding sequence ATGGACGCCGACGGCACCTCGCCGAAGTCCGTGCTGCGCCGCCTGTGGCCGTACATCAAGCCGCTGCTCGGCGCGATCGTGCTCGCGGTCACCACCATGGGCGTGGTCGCGGCGACCGAGGCCGGGATTCCCGCGCTGCTCAAGCCGCTGCTCGACCATGGCTTCGGCGCGCACAGCAGCGAGAACGCGAAGTGGTTCGTGCCCGCGGCCGTGATCGGCCTCGCGCTCGTGCGCGGCGTCGCGCAGTACGCGTCGAGCTACCTGCTTAACTACGTATCGAACCGGATCCTGCTGCAGCTGCGGCTCAAGATGTTCGAGCGCATGCTCCACACGAGCGCGTCGTTCTTCCAGCGCGAGACGGCCAGCACGGTGATCAACGCGATCGTGTTCGAGGTCAACCAGATCCTCGCGGTGCTGACGGGCGTGATGATCACGCTCGTGCGCGATTCGCTGACCGTGGTGTTCCTGCTCGGCTACCTGTTCTACCTGAACTGGCGCCTGACGCTGATCGTCGCGGTGATCCTGCCCGGGATCGGCTGGCTCGTCAGCAAGATCAACCGCCGGCTGCGCCGCCTGAACCGCGAGCACCAGACGCTCACCAACGAGCTGTCCTACATCGTCGAGGAGACGGTGGCCGGCTACAAGGTCGTGAAGGTCCACAACGGCGAGCCGTACGAATCGAGCCGCTTCGCCGAGATGAGCAAGCGCCTGCGCGGCTATGCGATGCGGATGGCGGTGTCGGGCGGGCTCGCGCAGCCGCTCACGCAGTTCCTCGCCTCGATCGCGCTCGCGGTCGTGATCACGATCGCGGTGGTGCAGTCGTCGAGCAACCAGACCACGGTCGGCGGCTTCGTCGCGTTCGTGTCCGCGATGCTGCTCGTGATCTCGCCGCTCAAGCACCTGATCGACGTCAACCAGCCGCTGCAGCGCGGCATGACGGCGGCCGAGCTGATCTTCGGGCTGATCGACGAGCCGGCCGAGCCGAAGGGCGGCGGCCGGGCCTTGCCGCACGCGCGCGGCGAGCTGGAGTTCCGCGACGTGATGTTCGACTACGGCGCGACCGGCCGGCCGACGCTCGACCGCATCTCGTTCAAGGTCGCGCCGGGCGAGATGATCGCGCTGGCCGGGCCGTCGGGCAGCGGCAAGACGACCCTCGTCAACCTGCTGCCGCGCTTTTTCGATCCGACGGGCGGCACGATCCTGGTCGACGGCGTGCCGATCCAGGACTTCGACGTGCATGCGCTGCGCGGCCAGATGGCGATGGTCAGCCAGGACGTCGTGCTGTTCAACGACACGATCGCGGCGAACGTCGCCTACGGCCAGACGCCCGATCGCGCGCGCGTGCAGGCGGCGCTCGAGGCCGCGAACCTGGCCGACGCGGTGGCGGCGATGCCGGACGGCCTCGACACGCTGGTCGGCGGCAACGGGATGCGCCTGTCGGGCGGCCAGCGGCAGCGGCTCGCGATCGCGCGCGCGATCTACAAGAACGCGCCGATCCTGATCCTCGACGAGGCGACCTCCGCGCTCGACTCGGAGTCCGAGCGCCATGTGCAGGCCGCGCTGGAACGCCTGATGGAAGGGCGCACCACGCTCGTGATCGCGCACCGGCTGTCGACCATCGAGCGCGCGGACCGGATCCTCGTGCTGGAGTCGGGCCGGATCGCGGAAGCGGGCAGCCACGACGAACTGCTGAAGCAGAACGGGCTCTACGCGCACCTGCACCGGATCCAGTACCAGCAGCAGGCGGCCTGA
- a CDS encoding MFS transporter: MTVHAVSARSLRALDWLNFFVANVQTGFGPFIASYLASHKWTQGEIGMVLSIGTISAMVSQVPGGAAVDALRNKKGAAAWAIGAIILSAVLLASSPTIVPVIAAEVFHGFASCMLVPAMAAISFALVGRANLGDRLGRNARWASIGSAVAAGLMGLTGEYFSARAVFWLTAALALPALVALAMIQPTHAVATPAAPRPRDDDALGERETLRELLRDRRMLTFAACVVLFHLSNAAMLNLAAGEVTAGMGDNVQLVIAACIIVPQAIVAMLSPWVGRSAQRWGRRPILLLGFSALPIRALLFAGVGSPYLLVPVQMLDGLSAAVFGVMLPLIAADVAGGKGRYNLCIGLFGLAAGIGATLSTALAGFAADHFGNAVSFFGLAAAGALAVLLVWLAMPETRDASPLDNPVEPSADAAR, translated from the coding sequence ATGACGGTCCACGCGGTAAGCGCACGCAGCCTGCGCGCCCTCGACTGGCTGAATTTTTTCGTGGCGAACGTGCAAACCGGTTTCGGGCCGTTCATCGCGTCCTATCTCGCCTCGCACAAATGGACCCAGGGCGAGATCGGGATGGTGCTGTCGATCGGCACGATCAGCGCGATGGTGAGCCAGGTGCCGGGCGGCGCCGCGGTCGACGCGCTGAGGAACAAGAAAGGCGCGGCGGCCTGGGCGATCGGCGCGATCATCCTGAGCGCGGTGCTGCTCGCGTCGAGCCCGACCATCGTGCCGGTGATCGCGGCCGAGGTGTTCCACGGCTTCGCGAGCTGCATGCTGGTGCCGGCGATGGCCGCGATCTCGTTCGCGCTGGTCGGGCGCGCGAACCTCGGCGACCGGCTCGGCCGCAACGCGCGCTGGGCGTCGATCGGCAGCGCCGTCGCCGCCGGGCTGATGGGCCTGACGGGCGAGTATTTCTCCGCGCGCGCGGTGTTCTGGCTGACCGCCGCGCTCGCGCTGCCCGCGCTGGTCGCGCTCGCGATGATCCAGCCGACCCACGCGGTCGCGACGCCCGCCGCGCCGCGGCCCCGCGACGACGACGCGCTCGGCGAGCGCGAGACCCTGCGCGAGCTGCTGCGCGACCGCCGCATGCTGACCTTCGCCGCCTGCGTCGTGCTGTTCCATCTGTCGAACGCGGCGATGCTGAACCTCGCCGCGGGCGAGGTGACGGCCGGCATGGGCGACAACGTGCAGCTCGTGATCGCGGCGTGCATCATCGTGCCGCAGGCGATCGTCGCGATGCTGTCGCCGTGGGTCGGGCGCTCGGCGCAGCGCTGGGGCCGGCGGCCGATCCTGCTGCTCGGCTTCTCCGCGCTGCCGATCCGCGCACTGCTGTTCGCGGGCGTGGGCAGCCCCTACCTGCTGGTGCCGGTGCAGATGCTCGACGGCCTGAGCGCCGCGGTGTTCGGCGTGATGCTGCCGCTGATCGCGGCCGACGTCGCGGGCGGCAAGGGGCGCTACAACCTCTGCATCGGGCTGTTCGGTCTCGCGGCCGGCATCGGCGCGACGCTGAGCACCGCGCTCGCCGGCTTCGCCGCCGACCATTTCGGCAATGCGGTCAGCTTCTTCGGCCTCGCCGCCGCGGGCGCGCTCGCGGTGCTGCTGGTGTGGCTCGCGATGCCCGAGACGCGCGATGCCTCGCCCCTGGACAACCCGGTGGAACCCTCCGCCGACGCGGCGCGCTGA
- a CDS encoding LysR family transcriptional regulator, with protein sequence MSAPLRSADLGLLVALDVLLDEANVTRAAARLHLSQPALSAQLARLRALLGDPLLVPAQNGRGMTPTARALAIRAPLRAALHGLHAALRQGEAFDPADATRTFQVIASDNGVVMVGLDLLRRVEADAPGLRIGFRNASADTYGALLERGDADLLIAAGFAVPRGMQAQPLLRERYVMAQRKGHPRGLAPPDLDAYCALRHVIVSGDGGGFHGFMDDLLHARGLTRQVAVSVHQYHLAPLVLEATDCVCALPERFLMRFADRLDLLPLPLDTEGFTLHAAWHPRWQADPAHRWLREQLYALSAAQQIEASA encoded by the coding sequence ATGTCTGCCCCGCTGCGCAGCGCCGATCTCGGCCTGCTCGTCGCGCTCGACGTGCTGCTCGACGAGGCCAACGTGACGCGCGCGGCCGCCCGGCTGCATCTGAGCCAGCCGGCCCTGTCCGCGCAGCTCGCGCGGCTGCGCGCCTTGCTCGGCGACCCGCTGCTGGTGCCCGCGCAGAACGGCCGCGGCATGACGCCGACCGCGCGGGCGCTGGCGATCCGCGCGCCGTTGCGCGCCGCGCTGCACGGGCTGCACGCGGCGCTGCGGCAAGGCGAGGCGTTCGATCCCGCCGACGCGACGCGCACTTTCCAGGTCATCGCGAGCGACAACGGCGTGGTGATGGTCGGGCTCGATCTGCTGAGACGCGTCGAAGCGGACGCGCCGGGGCTGCGCATCGGCTTTCGCAACGCGAGCGCGGACACCTACGGCGCGCTGCTCGAACGCGGCGACGCCGATCTGCTGATCGCCGCCGGTTTCGCGGTGCCGCGCGGCATGCAGGCGCAGCCGCTGCTGCGCGAGCGCTACGTGATGGCGCAGCGCAAGGGGCATCCGCGCGGGCTCGCGCCGCCCGATCTCGACGCGTACTGCGCACTGCGCCATGTGATCGTGTCGGGCGACGGCGGCGGCTTCCACGGCTTCATGGACGATCTGCTGCACGCGCGCGGCCTGACGCGCCAGGTCGCGGTATCGGTCCACCAGTACCACCTGGCGCCGCTCGTGCTGGAGGCGACCGACTGCGTATGCGCGTTGCCCGAGCGCTTCCTGATGCGCTTCGCCGACCGGCTCGACCTGCTGCCGCTGCCGCTCGACACCGAGGGCTTCACGCTGCACGCCGCATGGCACCCGCGCTGGCAGGCCGATCCCGCGCATCGGTGGCTGCGTGAGCAGTTGTATGCGCTGAGCGCGGCGCAGCAGATCGAGGCGTCGGCCTAG
- a CDS encoding glycosyltransferase family 2 protein codes for MFSIIIPTWNNLPYLRLVIESLRTHSRHPHQIIVHVNDGSDGTLDWVRSEGLDYTASPTNIGICHAVNLAAARATQDYIVYMNDDMYCCPGWDAALATRLAHMPDTRFMLSGTMIEPVDTGNPCVVVRDFGRDADRFDAAGLAEATASLARGDWLGATWPPTLVHRDWWHRVGGYSSELSPGMSSDNDFSMKMWDAGCRIFLGVGDSLVYHFQQKSTGKVIKNNGRKQFLAKWGMTQATFDRFYLRRGEPAGATLALADPPVDGSLKRALLRSRIKRVFG; via the coding sequence ATGTTCTCCATCATCATCCCGACCTGGAACAATCTCCCGTACCTGCGGCTCGTCATCGAGAGCCTGCGCACCCATTCGCGCCACCCGCACCAGATCATCGTGCACGTGAACGACGGCTCGGACGGCACGCTGGACTGGGTGCGCAGCGAAGGCCTCGACTACACCGCGTCGCCGACCAACATCGGCATCTGCCACGCCGTGAACCTCGCCGCCGCGCGCGCCACGCAGGACTACATCGTCTACATGAACGACGACATGTACTGCTGCCCGGGCTGGGACGCCGCGCTCGCGACGCGCCTCGCGCACATGCCGGACACGCGCTTCATGCTGTCGGGCACGATGATCGAGCCGGTGGACACGGGCAACCCGTGCGTGGTGGTGCGCGACTTCGGCCGCGACGCGGACCGCTTCGACGCGGCGGGCCTCGCCGAGGCGACTGCCTCGCTCGCGCGCGGCGACTGGCTCGGCGCGACCTGGCCGCCGACCCTGGTCCACCGCGACTGGTGGCACCGGGTGGGCGGCTACAGCAGCGAGCTGAGCCCCGGCATGAGCAGCGACAACGACTTCTCGATGAAGATGTGGGACGCGGGCTGCCGGATCTTCCTCGGCGTCGGCGACAGTCTCGTCTATCACTTCCAGCAGAAAAGCACCGGCAAGGTCATCAAGAACAACGGCCGCAAGCAGTTCCTCGCCAAGTGGGGCATGACGCAGGCCACCTTCGACCGCTTCTACCTGCGGCGCGGCGAACCGGCCGGCGCGACGCTCGCGCTCGCCGATCCGCCCGTCGACGGCAGCCTCAAGCGCGCCCTGCTGCGCTCGCGCATCAAGCGCGTATTCGGCTGA
- a CDS encoding FUSC family protein, which produces MDPQTTFTEARRQIQQSVLSLFKGLSLRERVVQGALMALQAVIGASLAYGIGRALHTEQAVWAAVTAIAVTQHNYADTMSLSRDQFIGAMVGGVLGFAGAAFGGGHYLAYAITIVVVIICCWCLNVGSAARLGGVTATIVLLFPGNGPLWDIPLVRLGEVTLGTLCALVVCWTLSLFERRVLAKRRDADAPRM; this is translated from the coding sequence ATGGACCCTCAAACCACCTTCACCGAGGCCCGCCGCCAGATTCAGCAGTCGGTGCTGTCGCTGTTCAAGGGGCTGTCGCTGCGCGAGCGGGTGGTGCAGGGCGCGCTGATGGCGCTGCAGGCGGTGATCGGCGCGAGCCTCGCCTACGGGATCGGCCGCGCGCTGCACACCGAGCAGGCGGTGTGGGCGGCCGTCACCGCGATCGCGGTGACCCAGCACAACTACGCGGACACGATGAGCCTGTCGCGCGACCAGTTCATCGGCGCGATGGTGGGCGGGGTGCTCGGCTTCGCGGGCGCCGCGTTCGGCGGCGGCCACTACCTTGCCTATGCGATCACGATCGTGGTCGTGATCATCTGCTGCTGGTGTCTCAATGTCGGCAGCGCCGCGCGGCTCGGCGGGGTGACGGCGACCATCGTGCTGCTGTTCCCTGGCAACGGCCCGCTGTGGGACATCCCGCTCGTCCGGCTCGGCGAGGTGACGCTCGGCACGCTCTGCGCGCTCGTGGTGTGCTGGACGTTGTCGCTGTTCGAACGGCGCGTGCTCGCGAAGCGCCGGGACGCCGACGCCCCGCGCATGTGA
- a CDS encoding glycosyltransferase family 9 protein, whose protein sequence is MAALFSDSRPPRSILVVATRRIGDVLLTTPLVRSLKARWPEAQIDMLVFRGTEGVLEGNPDLRRVILVKPRAKFGERLRDAAALWRRYDLACAALSSDRPRFYAWFGGRQRAGLVDPERVSWWTRLMLNRIAINHHASAHTVVSTLALASALGIEPVPQVVAPGIGADPAARARFDARLAASAAVAAGRPLVVLHPYPMYAYKQWRADGWVALVGWLRARGYAVALSGGPAANERAYADEIAARAGGDLLNLVGELSFAESAELVRRARLFIGPDTGATHVAAATGTPTVALFGPSDPVRWGPWPQGWPADRNPWPLRGSGRLANVYLMQGEGDCVPCRHEGCERHVDSRSDCLVNLSVARVTGAALEMMGLPAEAPAAPEVAPIDVSALTRPPRAG, encoded by the coding sequence TTGGCCGCTCTCTTTTCCGACTCGCGCCCGCCGCGCAGCATCCTCGTCGTCGCCACCCGCCGCATCGGCGACGTGCTGCTGACGACGCCGCTCGTCCGCTCGCTGAAGGCGCGCTGGCCCGAGGCGCAGATCGACATGCTGGTGTTTCGCGGCACCGAGGGCGTGCTCGAGGGCAATCCCGACCTGCGCCGGGTGATCCTCGTCAAGCCGCGCGCGAAGTTCGGCGAACGGCTGCGCGACGCGGCCGCGCTGTGGCGGCGCTACGACCTCGCGTGCGCGGCGCTCAGCTCGGACCGGCCGCGCTTCTACGCGTGGTTCGGCGGCAGGCAGCGGGCCGGCCTCGTCGATCCGGAACGGGTCAGCTGGTGGACCCGCCTGATGCTGAACCGTATCGCGATCAATCATCATGCGTCCGCGCATACCGTGGTGAGCACGCTCGCGCTGGCGTCCGCGCTCGGCATCGAGCCGGTCCCGCAGGTGGTCGCGCCGGGCATCGGCGCGGACCCGGCGGCGCGCGCGCGCTTCGACGCGCGGCTCGCGGCGTCGGCGGCGGTCGCGGCGGGGCGGCCGCTCGTCGTGCTGCATCCGTATCCGATGTATGCCTACAAGCAATGGCGCGCCGACGGCTGGGTCGCGCTCGTCGGCTGGCTGCGCGCGCGCGGCTATGCCGTGGCGCTGAGCGGCGGCCCGGCCGCGAACGAGCGCGCGTATGCGGACGAGATCGCGGCGCGGGCGGGCGGCGACCTGCTGAACCTGGTCGGCGAGCTGAGCTTCGCCGAGAGCGCCGAGCTGGTGCGGCGCGCGCGTCTGTTCATCGGCCCCGATACCGGCGCGACCCATGTCGCGGCGGCCACCGGCACGCCGACCGTCGCGCTGTTCGGGCCGTCCGATCCGGTGCGCTGGGGCCCCTGGCCGCAAGGTTGGCCGGCCGACCGCAATCCGTGGCCGCTGCGCGGCTCCGGCCGCCTGGCCAATGTCTATCTGATGCAGGGAGAGGGCGACTGCGTGCCGTGCCGGCACGAAGGCTGCGAGCGCCATGTCGACAGCCGCAGCGATTGCCTCGTGAATCTGAGCGTGGCGCGCGTGACCGGCGCGGCGCTCGAGATGATGGGCCTGCCGGCCGAGGCGCCGGCGGCTCCAGAGGTTGCGCCGATCGATGTGTCGGCGCTGACGCGGCCGCCGCGCGCGGGCTGA
- a CDS encoding glycosyltransferase family 2 protein, whose protein sequence is MAEPTLGVALIAHNAGRRLAECLDALSFADAIVVVDGGSTDDTVAIAQARGARVIVAPDWPGFGPQKNRALAALDTDWILSIDTDEIVTPDLAASIGAALRAPRAEVYALDRLSSFCGHWIRHGGWYPDWLPRLFRRGAARFSDDLVHERLVFEGPARRLDGKLLHYSYEDVDAVLHKLDAYSSAGARQRRAAGQRGGFGKALGRGAWAFVRTYLLRRGFLDGRAGFMIAVFNAETVYYRFLKLGEPRDGA, encoded by the coding sequence ATGGCAGAACCCACTCTCGGCGTCGCGCTGATCGCGCACAACGCCGGCCGCCGGCTGGCCGAGTGCCTCGACGCGCTGTCGTTCGCGGACGCGATCGTCGTCGTCGATGGCGGCAGCACCGACGACACCGTCGCGATCGCGCAGGCGCGCGGCGCGCGCGTGATCGTCGCGCCGGACTGGCCGGGCTTCGGCCCGCAGAAGAACCGCGCGCTCGCCGCGCTCGACACCGACTGGATCCTGTCGATCGACACCGACGAGATCGTGACGCCCGACCTGGCCGCGTCGATTGGCGCGGCGCTGCGCGCGCCGCGGGCCGAGGTGTACGCGCTCGACCGGCTGTCGAGCTTCTGCGGCCACTGGATCCGCCACGGCGGCTGGTATCCGGACTGGCTGCCGCGGCTGTTCCGGCGCGGCGCGGCGCGCTTCTCGGACGATCTCGTGCACGAGCGCCTGGTGTTCGAGGGCCCCGCGCGGCGGCTCGACGGCAAGCTGCTCCACTATTCCTACGAGGATGTCGACGCGGTGCTGCACAAACTCGACGCCTATTCGAGCGCGGGCGCGCGCCAGCGCCGCGCGGCCGGCCAGCGCGGCGGCTTCGGCAAGGCGCTCGGCCGCGGCGCCTGGGCGTTCGTGCGCACCTACCTGCTGCGGCGCGGCTTCCTCGACGGCCGCGCGGGCTTCATGATCGCCGTGTTCAACGCCGAGACCGTCTACTACCGTTTCCTGAAGCTCGGCGAGCCGCGCGACGGCGCGTGA
- a CDS encoding RcnB family protein, translated as MRMHRVLLASVVAGALVAPLAHAQGYGGPGSGPGGPERHEMAPEHRPDGPPPRVEETHRDWRRGDRLPREYWDRQYVIDDWRAYRLTPPPRGYHWVGVGGDYLLVQISTGVVLRIGP; from the coding sequence ATGAGAATGCATCGTGTGTTGCTGGCTTCAGTGGTGGCGGGCGCGCTGGTCGCGCCGCTCGCGCATGCGCAGGGCTACGGCGGTCCCGGCTCCGGTCCCGGCGGCCCGGAGCGGCACGAGATGGCGCCCGAGCATCGTCCGGACGGCCCGCCGCCGCGCGTCGAGGAAACCCACCGCGACTGGCGGCGCGGCGATCGCCTGCCGCGCGAGTATTGGGATCGCCAGTACGTGATCGACGACTGGCGCGCCTATCGCCTGACGCCGCCGCCGCGCGGCTATCACTGGGTCGGCGTCGGCGGCGATTATCTGCTGGTGCAGATTTCGACGGGCGTCGTGCTGCGGATCGGGCCGTAA